In Musa acuminata AAA Group cultivar baxijiao chromosome BXJ3-11, Cavendish_Baxijiao_AAA, whole genome shotgun sequence, one DNA window encodes the following:
- the LOC103971216 gene encoding B3 domain-containing protein Os11g0156000-like — protein MDPVSDHHHEAWSWEPPVNLHQHYRHHPYRGEQIEPRRQREHMFEKSLTPSDVGKLNRLVIPKQQAEKYFPLAGDSGEKDLLLNFEDEAGKPWMFRYSYWSSSQSYVLTKGWSRFVKEKKLDAGDVVLFERLRAGGDRLYIGCRRQGREESPPAPGAPPARPSRNHSCLGDREEEAAKNTAEAPANSKRLRLFGVNLN, from the exons ATGGATCCTGTGTCAGACCATCACCATGAAGCATGGTCTTGGGAGCCACCCGTGAATCTCCACCAGCACTACCGCCACCATCCCTACCGAGGAGAGCAGATCGAACCCCGTCGTCAGCGGGAGCACATGTTCGAGAAGTCTCTTACCCCAAGCGACGTGGGGAAGCTCAACAGGCTGGTGATCCCGAAGCAGCAGGCGGAGAAGTACTTCCCACTCGCCGGCGACTCGGGCGAGAAGGACCTGTTGCTGAACTTCGAGGACGAGGCCGGCAAGCCGTGGATGTTCCGCTACTCCTACTGGAGCAGCAGCCAGAGCTACGTGCTCACCAAAGGCTGGAGCCGCTTCGTCAAGGAGAAGAAGCTCGACGCTGGCGACGTCGTTCTCTTCGAGCGCCTCCGAGCGGGCGGCGACCGCCTCTACATCGGGTGCAGGCGCCAAGGTCGGGAGGAGAGCCCTCCGGCGCCCGGCGCGCCGCCTGCGCGCCCCAGTCGCAACCACTCATGTCTCG GCGATCGCGAGGAAGAAGCAGCGAAGAACACGGCGGAAGCACCGGCTAACTCGAAGCGGCTGAGATTGTTCGGCGTGAACTTGAACTGA
- the LOC103971287 gene encoding uncharacterized protein LOC103971287, whose translation MDTNRAALLFLFFLPPFFHACNATAAGLRQPKWRRELETYSGSGLYETRYFTQTLDHFNFNPQSYAKFQQRYLVNHTYWGGKGSPIFVYTGNEGGIELFAKNTGFMFDIAPSFKALLVFIEHRYYGESIPFGGEDVAYSNASTLGYLCVTQAIADFAMLIIDLKKNLTSEDSPVVAFGGSYGGMLAAWFRLKYPHVVLGALASSAPLLQFDDLVSPYTFYNIVTNDFRSESESCYRTIKSSWKELDDTLSRPGGPKKLAKAFKTCSDEVSNLPQWIEEALVYGAMTDYPTVSDFLTPLPAYPVKQMCKAIDDPISGNDTFARLYGAMNIYYNYTGKATCFDVNTDSLDDTVGTDGWNWQSCTEMILPTGGRSEESMFPANKYSYDDNAGFCESYYGVAPRPHWITTEFGGHDITRVLKRFGSNIIFFNGLRDPWSGGGVLKSLNPSLKAMVVPQGAHHVDLRYSTKEDPMWLQNVRRKEINIIAGWTNQFYADSKL comes from the exons ATGGACACCAACAGGGCcgcccttctcttcctcttctttcttccacCCTTCTTCCATGCCTGTAATGCGACGGCGGCCGGCCTTCGTCAACCCAAGTGGCGAAGAGAGTTGGAAACGTATTCCGGCAGCGGCCTGTACGAGACGAGGTACTTCACGCAGACGCTGGATCACTTCAACTTCAACCCGCAGAGCTACGCCAAGTTCCAGCAGAGGTACCTGGTGAACCACACCTACTGGGGCGGCAAGGGGTCGCCCATCTTCGTCTACACCGGCAACGAAGGCGGCATCGAGCTGTTCGCCAAGAACACTGGCTTCATGTTTGATATCGCGCCGTCGTTTAAGGCCCTATTGGTCTTCATCGAG CATCGGTACTATGGGGAATCCATTCCTTTCGGCGGCGAAGATGTGGCTTACAGCAACGCTAGCACTCTCGGTTACTTGTGCGTCACGCAGGCGATTGCGGACTTCGCGATGCTGATCATTGATCTGAAGAAGAACCTGACGTCAGAAGACTCTCCGGTTGTAGCGTTCGGAGGCTCCTATGGAGGAA TGTTGGCTGCATGGTTTAGGTTGAAGTACCCGCACGTTGTTCTTGGAGCCTTGGCATCTTCTGCTCCTCTTCTCCAGTTCGATGACCTCGTCTCCCCTTACACCTTCTACAACATCGTCACCAATGACTTCAGG AGTGAAAGTGAAAGCTGCTACAGAACGATAAAGAGTTCATGGAAGGAGTTGGATGATACCTTGTCACGACCAGGAGGACCTAAGAAGCTCGCCAAGGCATTCAAGACATGCTC tGATGAAGTCTCAAACTTGCCTCAATGGATCGAAGAGGCTTTAGTTTACGGCGCCATGACGGATTACCCCACTGTTTCAGACTTCCTCACCCCTCTCCCAGCTTACCCCGTGAAACAG ATGTGCAAGGCCATCGACGATCCGATATCTGGTAACGATACCTTTGCTAGATTATATGGGGCCATGAACATATACTACAACTACACTGGAAAAGCGACATGCTTCGATGTCAACACCGATTCGTTGGATGATACTGTTGGCACGGATGGATGGAATTGGCAG TCATGCACAGAGATGATTCTTCCAACAGGGGGGAGATCAGAGGAGAGCATGTTTCCAGCGAACAAATATAGTTACGACGACAACGCTGGGTTCTGCGAATCATACTACGGTGTAGCTCCAAGGCCACACTGGATCACCACAGAGTTCGGTGGCCAT GACATCACAAGGGTGTTGAAAAGGTTCGGGAGCAACATCATATTCTTCAACGGGCTAAGGGATCCATGGAGCGGTGGAGG CGTGCTGAAGTCTCTTAACCCAAGCCTTAAAGCCATGGTTGTACCTCAAG GGGCACACCATGTGGACCTCAGATACTCCACAAAGGAAGACCCTATGTGGCTACAGAATGTGAGGAGGAAAGAGATCAACATCATAGCCGGATGGACCAACCAGTTTTATGCAGACTCAAAGTTGTAA
- the LOC135652363 gene encoding E3 ubiquitin-protein ligase PUB23-like — MDSVEVPQYFTCPISLQIMKDPVTTITGITYDRESIERWLLVDDHPMCPVTKQPLPRDSDLTPNHTLRRLIQAWCVVNASRGVERIPTPRAPVDGPGIRKLVHGLSAPRLQLDSLNLIAALARENESNRRCMLQYGVAGAMVDVINTCTERKQMDRIDVALGVLDSLRASPDDLKPIVDGDRRIIDSMTWILHHGAGDDRDVRSTAIVVLKSVIEAADSRVLEQLTPDFFQAVLSLVRDRISQRGTKAALQVLLHAAAWGRNRIKIVEAGGVKEIVELELTAPDKRTTEINLGLLNQLCTTADGRAELVGHAASIATVSKRILRVSSLADDQGVRILWSLCRYSATTEVLQEMMSLGAVSKLCLVLQANCPDSVKEKARLVLRLHSGVWKDSPCLHSYLLSRYT; from the coding sequence aTGGATTCCGTGGAAGTCCCTCAATACTTCACCTGCCCTATATCGCTTCAGATCATGAAGGACCCCGTCACCACCATCACCGGCATCACGTACGACCGCGAGAGCATCGAGCGGTGGCTCCTCGTCGATGACCATCCGATGTGCCCGGTGACGAAGCAGCCACTACCGAGAGACTCCGACCTCACACCCAACCACACCCTTCGCCGACTCATCCAGGCCTGGTGCGTCGTCAATGCCTCCCGTGGGGTGGAGCGGATCCCCACGCCGAGAGCCCCGGTCGACGGACCCGGCATCCGCAAGCTCGTCCACGGCCTCTCCGCCCCTCGGCTGCAGCTCGACTCCCTGAATCTGATCGCTGCGCTTGCTCGTGAGAACGAGAGCAACCGCCGGTGCATGCTGCAGTATGGCGTCGCCGGTGCGATGGTGGACGTGATCAATACATGCACCGAGCGGAAACAGATGGATCGGATCGACGTAGCTCTCGGTGTCCTCGACTCCCTACGAGCATCTCCTGATGACTTGAAACCCATTGTCGACGGCGATCGCCGCATCATCGACTCGATGACATGGATCCTGCATCATGGAGCGGGCGACGACCGCGACGTTAGATCGACGGCAATTGTCGTCTTGAAGTCCGTGATCGAGGCTGCAGATTCGAGAGTGTTAGAGCAACTGACGCCCGATTTCTTCCAAGCTGTGTTATCCCTCGTCCGCGATCGGATCTCGCAGCGAGGAACCAAAGCCGCGCTGCAGGTCCTGCTACATGCTGCCGCATGGGGAAGGAATCGGATCAAGATAGTAGAGGCCGGCGGAGTGAAGGAGATCGTGGAGCTTGAGCTGACGGCGCCGGACAAGAGGACGACGGAGATCAACCTGGGGTTACTGAATCAACTGTGCACAACCGCAGACGGAAGGGCTGAGCTCGTGGGCCATGCCGCCAGCATCGCGACTGTCTCGAAGAGGATCCTCCGTGTCTCGTCGCTGGCCGACGATCAAGGGGTCAGGATTCTGTGGTCGCTGTGCAGGTACTCCGCCACCACCGAGGTGCTGCAGGAGATGATGAGTCTGGGGGCTGTCTCCAAGCTGTGCTTAGTTCTCCAAGCAAACTGCCCAGACTCCGTGAAGGAGAAGGCGAGGTTGGTTCTTAGGTTGCACTCTGGGGTGTGGAAGGACTCTCCTTGCCTCCATTCCTATTTGTTGTCAAGATATACTTGA